The following coding sequences lie in one Notolabrus celidotus isolate fNotCel1 chromosome 6, fNotCel1.pri, whole genome shotgun sequence genomic window:
- the LOC117814604 gene encoding homeobox protein DBX1-B-like has product MMFPCSALPPPLCPAFLRPPAGLSSPLTRSLPSGFLVEDLLRLSQPVSYIHRTVSSRSPGEVFSLSPGPGVCPRVLGPSRERSVLQSSSQPSHISPGSPQTACPDSGYLKFGVSAILAPSTRSVHSVQTKSFPLPFFDGSLHPFIRASYFSASSSVVPVPGTFSWPLAPRGKPRRGMLRRAVFSDLQRKALERTFQKQKYISKPDRKKLASKLGLKDSQVKIWFQNRRMKWRNSKERELLSTGGCRQQTLPTKTNPHPDLTDVGSTFCQMLDRTEPTSQALKDSQETHHHQHHQHQHHHHHHHHNPSSPSESSKQSESDSEEITVS; this is encoded by the exons ATGATGTTTCCCTGCAGCGCTCTGCCGCCTCCTCTCTGCCCGGCCTTTCTGCGTCCCCCTGCGGGTCTCTCCTCGCCCCTGACACGTTCTCTCCCTTCGGGCTTCCTGGTAGAGGACCTCCTTCGGTTGAGCCAGCCTGTCAGTTACATACACCGGACCGTTTCATCAAGAAGTCCCGGCGAGGTGTTCTCTCTCAGCCCGGGGCCGGGCGTCTGTCCCCGGGTGTTGGGACCAAGCAGAGAGCGGTCTGTGCTCCAGAGCTCCAGCCAGCCGAGTCACATCAGCCCCGGGTCCCCACAGACCGCATGCCCTGACTCAGGATACCTCAAATTCGGTGTCAGTGCGATACTGGCCCCATCCACGCGAAGCG TCCACAGTGTTCAGACCAAGTCGTTCCCTTTGCCTTTCTTTGATGGAAGTCTTCATCCTTTCATCAGAGCTTCCTACTTCTCAG cctcctcctctgtggTTCCTGTCCCAGGCACGTTTTCCTGGCCTCTGGCCCCCAGAGGGAAGCCCAGGAGAGGCATGCTGCGGCGGGCCGTGTTCTCAGACCTCCAGAGGAAGGCTTTAGAGAGAACATTCCAGAAGCAGAAATACATCAGCAAACCAGACAGGAAGAAACTCGCAAGTAAACTGGGACTGAAAGACTCCCAG GTGAAGATCTGGTTTCAAAACCGCAGGATGAAGTGGAGGAACtctaaagagagagagctgctgtcaACAGGTGGCTGTCGTCAACAGACCCTCCCCACCAAAACAAACCCTCACCCAGACCTTACTGACGTAGGCAGCACTTTCTGCCAGATGCTGGACAGGACTGAACCCACCAGCCAAGCACTGAAGGACAGCCAGGAGACACATCATCACCAACACCAccagcatcagcatcatcatcatcaccatcatcacaaCCCCTCCTCTCCGTCAGAATCGAGCAAACAGTCTGAGTCTGACAGTGAAGAAATCACAGTCTCGTAA